One part of the Melitaea cinxia chromosome 8, ilMelCinx1.1, whole genome shotgun sequence genome encodes these proteins:
- the LOC123656044 gene encoding uncharacterized protein LOC123656044 encodes MYRQDASELQKVITQAISLFGVPKLLVTDRGRMFEARSFVQWVSELGADLHYITPEMHNSNGQVERYVRTVLKMLRVEAGHRNASWSESLWKLQLVLNITKQKTTRASPISLMIGTEATTPVIRSLVRDVAVSNPMNNREALREVNRNRAAELLRKNQENQDSLVNQSRHPNKHLRR; translated from the coding sequence ATGTATCGTCAAGATGCCAGTGAACTCCAAAAGGTAATAACACAGGCTATCTCACTGTTTGGCGTCCCAAAGCTGCTAGTCACCGATCGAGGCCGAATGTTCGAAGCCAGAAGTTTCGTCCAATGGGTATCTGAACTTGGGGCTGATTTGCATTACATTACCCCAGAAATGCACAACTCAAACGGACAAGTGGAAAGGTACGTGCGGACGGTCTTAAAAATGTTACGCGTCGAAGCAGGCCATCGAAATGCCTCCTGGTCTGAATCTCTCTGGAAGCTACAGTTGGTCCTGAATATTACAAAGCAGAAGACCACCCGAGCTTCCCCAATAAGCTTAATGATAGGTACCGAAGCCACGACTCCAGTCATACGCTCTCTGGTACGAGATGTTGCCGTCAGTAACCCCATGAACAACCGAGAAGCTCTGAGAGAAGTCAACAGGAACCGTGCCGCTGAACTTCTTCGAAAGAATCAAGAAAATCAAGATTCTTTAGTAAACCAGTCGAGACATCCCAACAAACATTTACGACGTTGA